The sequence TATAGTCGAGCCGGGCATGCTTGAGCGGGGCGAACACATAGTCGAGATCGGGTGGCGGGGCCTGCCGGCGCAGCCGCACCTCGATCCGCAGCAGCGCCTCGCGCCGCCCGCCCGCCTCGCGCCGGGCGCGCCATTCGCCGTCGCGCCCGTTGAACAGGTGGATGTGCCCGCCGACCTCCAGCCGGATCACATCGGCGACATAATGGGCGCGCTCGCGGTCGAGCGCGACCAGCGCGCCCTCGGCCAGATCCTCCTCGACGAAGAGCCGCTGGGCGCGGAAGTCGTAGGATTGATCGGGCGAATCGTCTTGAGCGCGGGCCATGATGCGGGCCATTTTCTCGTTTAGTGCCGGTTTCGTGCCGGGCGTCGTGATGTTGCCCAATCTTTAATGCCTCTGTATCACGCTTGGTCAACAAGACGGCGCCAGCCGACGGCTTGAAGGAGAGGTTCGACCTTGGAAGCCCGCCAGATGTGCTCGTTCCCCCGTTCCCGCGCGATCGTGTTCGCCGGGGTCATGCTCGCCGGAACGCTGGCGGCATTGCCGGCCGGCGCGCAGTGGATCGGCACGCCGGGCGGCTCGGGCGACACCTCGTCGGGCAGCGCGGGCGCTGCCGCCGTGACCGTCGCGCCGGCCCCCTCGGCGGGGGCCGTGCAGCCCGGCGGCATTCAGCCCGGTTTCGCGCCCGGTTTCGGCGGCGTAGGCGGTGCCCCGGCCATGGGGCCCTCGCCCTCGCTCGGCACGGCCCCGCAGGGCGGGGCCAACGTGGCTGACTGTCAGGCCCAGGTCGAGAAGCTGCGAACGGCGCTCGAGGGAAGCGGCGGCAATCTGGAGAAGGCGGTCAAGAAGAAGCGCCCGCCCTCCGAACTCTGCCCGCTGTTCCGCACCTTCGCCTCCGCCCAGCAGAGCTTCTACAGCTACCTCAACACCAACAAGGCCAAGTGCGGCGTGCCTGACGACGTGCTGAAGAAGGTCAAGGCCAATTCCGACTCCGTCTCCTCGACGCGCAACCGCGTCTGCGAGGTGGCGAAGGCGCAGGAGAGCGGCGGCGGTGGCGGTGCTGCCGAGGGGCCGCCGACGCAGGGCTCCGTCTCCGCCGGTCTCGGCCTGCCGAGCGGCCTGCCGTCCATGGGCGCTCCTCCCGGCGGCGTGTTCGACACGCTCGGCGGCGACGCGCTGCGCTGAGCCCGGCCATGATGCACGCCGCGCCGGCGCCGGCCGATTCCGCCGGCAACTGGGTCGACCGGCACGCGCCTTCCTTTCTGCGCCCCTTCCTGCGCCTCGCCCGCGCCGACCGGCCGATCGGCAGCTGGCTGCTGCTGATCCCGTGCTGGTGGTCGGTGGCGCTGGCGCTGGACATGCAGACGCGGGCGGGCGCGCCCGCCTATCTGCCCGCGCTCGCCTATGCCGGGCTGTTCGCCATCGGCGCGGTCGCCATGCGCGGCGCCGGCTGCACCTGGAACGACATTCTGGACCGCGACATCGACGGACGCGTCGAGCGCACCCGCTCGCGGCCGCTGCCGGCCGGGCAGGTGACGCTGTTCGGCGCCTTCGTCTTCCTCGCCGTCCAGTGCTTCGCCGGGCTTGCCGTGCTTATCTGCCTGCCGCCCTTCGCCATCGGCGTCGCGCTGTCCTCGCTCGGCCTCGTGGCGGTCTATCCGCTGATGAAGCGGATCATCTGGATTCCCCAGCTCGTGCTGGGCCTCGCCTTCTCCTGGGGGGCGCTGATGGGGTTCGCCGCGCTGCTCGGCGCGCTGCCGCCGTCCGCCTTCCTGCTCTATGCCGGTTCCGTGCTGTGGGTGGTGGGCTACGACACCATCTATGCCCATCAGGACCGCGAGGACGACGAGGAAGTCGGCGTCAAATCCTCCGCCCGCCTGTTCGCCGGCGCCACGCGCGTCTGGCTGGTGGGCCTGTATGGCGGCACGCTGGTGCTGATCGGCCTCGCCCTCGCGGCGGCCGGGGGCGGGGTCTTCGCCTGGGTCGGCCTTGCGGGCTTCGCCGCGCATCTCGGCTGGCAGGTGTGGCGGGTCGACATCGACGACCGCGACAACTGCCTGAAGGTGTTCCGCTCCAACCGCGATGCCGGGCTGATCCTGCTCGCCGGCCTGATCGCGCAGGCGCTGGCCGGCTGACGCCATGTTGCCGGGGCGGCCCCGGCGGTGCTAAGGAGCCGCAACCTTGGAAAGTACCGCCCTCATGAGCATCCGCCTGCATCGCGGCGACCTGGTCGACCTCTCCCGCTACACGCCCGAGAACGCCCCCTTCGTCGCCATCGACACCGAGACGCTGGGTCTCAACCCGCACCGCGACCGGCTGTGCGTCGTGCAGCTCTCGCCGGGCGACGGCACCGCCGACGTGGTGCAGATCCCCGCCGGCGCCGGGCCGGGCAGCGCGCCCAATCTCGAAAAGCTGCTGACCGATCCGCGCAGCGTCAAGCTGTTCCACTTCGCCCGCTTCGACGTTGCGGTGCTGGGCAAGACCTTCGGGCTGACGGTCTCGCCGGTGTGGTGCACCAAGATCGCCTCACGCCTGACCCGCACCTATACCGACCGCCACGGGCTGAAGGAGCTGGTGCGCGAACTGCTCGGCATCGACCTGTCCAAGCAGCAGCAGAGTTCGGACTGGGCGGCCGAGGAGCTGAGCGACGCCCAGCTCCAGTACGCCGCGTCCGACGTGCTGCATCTGCACGCGTTGCAGGCCCGGCTGGAGGCGATGCTGGCGCGCGAGGGGCGCACGGATCTGGCGCAGTCCTGCTTCGAATTCCTGCCGACGCGGGCACGGCTCGATCTCGCCGGCTGGCCGGACGAGGACATTTTCGCGCATACCTGACGGCGGGCAGACAGTCGGCCGCCGCCTCCGGCGGTAGCGGGCACCTGCTTGCGCACGGGCGCGGAAGCCGCCATCTTAACCAATGGGTCATTGTGTGGGGATCGGTCGCAAGTCGGGGATACGCCGTCACGCATGAATAAGCACGTCGAACCTCCCGAGCGCAGCGATACGCGAGCGGCGGCGCCTTTGCGGCAGCGCGGCGGCCTGTCCGCGCGGCGTAGCGCGGAACGCTTCAAGGCTGCCCATCGCCATAGCCGGCGCGTGCGCTTCTTTCGCCGCGCCCTGCCGCTCGCCGTCCTGCTGGCGCTCGGCGGCACCCTGGCGGTCAATTATCTCGACCCGTTCAACATCGCGGTGGACCTGCCCTTCGATCTCGGCCGCGTCTCGCTGTCGGGAACGCAGGTGAAGATGGAGTTCCCGCGCCTGCACGGCTTCACGTCCGACAATCGCGGCTATTCGGTCTCGGCGGAATCGGCCTCGCAGGACCTGACCTCGCCCGACAGCATCGAATTGCAGAAGATCGTCGCCAAGCTGGAGATGGCCGACAAGGGATGGGCGGACCTGACCGCCAGCACCGGCCAATACGACACCAAGACCGAGCAGCTCGAACTTGGCGGCGGCGTGCGCTTCCAGACCTCTTCCGGCTATGGCGGCGACTTCGAGGACGCGCAGATCGAGATCAAGACCGGTAAGCTGACCTCCGACAAGCCGGTCAAGCTGACCTATCTCGACGGCCAGATCACCGCCGACCGGATCGAGGTGTCGCAGAAGGATTCGCGCGCCCTGCTGACCGGCAATGTGCAGCTCGACTTCAAGATGCCGCCCTCCGGCGACGACGCGGCCGGCACGGCGCCCGAACTGCGCGGCGGCACGCCGCCCGATGCCTCCGCCCGCCCGGCGCCCGGCCCGAAGGTCGGGGCGG comes from Ancylobacter sp. TS-1 and encodes:
- the ubiA gene encoding 4-hydroxybenzoate octaprenyltransferase, producing MMHAAPAPADSAGNWVDRHAPSFLRPFLRLARADRPIGSWLLLIPCWWSVALALDMQTRAGAPAYLPALAYAGLFAIGAVAMRGAGCTWNDILDRDIDGRVERTRSRPLPAGQVTLFGAFVFLAVQCFAGLAVLICLPPFAIGVALSSLGLVAVYPLMKRIIWIPQLVLGLAFSWGALMGFAALLGALPPSAFLLYAGSVLWVVGYDTIYAHQDREDDEEVGVKSSARLFAGATRVWLVGLYGGTLVLIGLALAAAGGGVFAWVGLAGFAAHLGWQVWRVDIDDRDNCLKVFRSNRDAGLILLAGLIAQALAG
- a CDS encoding ribonuclease D, giving the protein MSIRLHRGDLVDLSRYTPENAPFVAIDTETLGLNPHRDRLCVVQLSPGDGTADVVQIPAGAGPGSAPNLEKLLTDPRSVKLFHFARFDVAVLGKTFGLTVSPVWCTKIASRLTRTYTDRHGLKELVRELLGIDLSKQQQSSDWAAEELSDAQLQYAASDVLHLHALQARLEAMLAREGRTDLAQSCFEFLPTRARLDLAGWPDEDIFAHT
- the lptC gene encoding LPS export ABC transporter periplasmic protein LptC, giving the protein MNKHVEPPERSDTRAAAPLRQRGGLSARRSAERFKAAHRHSRRVRFFRRALPLAVLLALGGTLAVNYLDPFNIAVDLPFDLGRVSLSGTQVKMEFPRLHGFTSDNRGYSVSAESASQDLTSPDSIELQKIVAKLEMADKGWADLTASTGQYDTKTEQLELGGGVRFQTSSGYGGDFEDAQIEIKTGKLTSDKPVKLTYLDGQITADRIEVSQKDSRALLTGNVQLDFKMPPSGDDAAGTAPELRGGTPPDASARPAPGPKVGAAP